Within the Thermococcus sp. CX2 genome, the region TTTAATTCCCAAGCCAAGCATCAAGGGGGTTGAAAAATGAAGGTCATAATGACGACGAAGATAGACCTAGCTTCCATGAACATAATGGAAAAACTGGTGGAGAACTTTGGCTTCAAAGAAACGGAGAAAAGCTTCGACGGAAATCCAGTCTACTCAAAGGGCGATATACTAATCCTGACGACCAACAACGAGATGATCTACTACGACAACCTTGATGGAGCAATAGGGGAGCAACTCGGCTTCACGCCCGAGATAATCGTCTTTGCCTCGAGACACGCCAGCAAGCAGAAGCTACCTGCACTCACCACTCACGTGACCGGCAACTGGGGCAACGCAATGTACGGCGGAAAGGACGAGAGTCTAGCTATAGCACAGCCGAGCGCAATGAAGCTTGCACTCCTCAAGATGAACGAACTCAACGATTTAGACTGGACCGTCTGCTACGAGGCGACCCACCACGGCCCGAGCGAGCTGAACGTCCCGAGTCTGTTCATCGAAATAGGCTCGAGCGAGGAGGAGTGGGTGAACGACAGGGCGGGGGAGATATTAGCGGAGACAATAATATACGTGCTGAAGAACTACGAGAACTCAAAATTCCCAGTTGCCATTGGAATCGGAGGAGGCCACTACGCGCCGAAGCAGACGAAGAGGGCACTCGAAACGGACCTGGCTTTCGGCCACATAGCCCCGAAGTACACCCATCCGCTCAAGAAGGAACTCCTCCTCAAGGCCATTGAGAGAACAGACGGTGGGGTGGACGCCATATACGTCGATTGGAAGGGCAGTAAGGGCGAGACAAGACAGACGGCGAAAGCTCTAGCTGAGGAGCTCGGCTTGGAGTTCATACGGGACTGATAATCGAAATCTTTAAAGATGTTAAGCGGGATTTTAAAATCAGCACCGGCCTTAGCTAAATTTATATACTACCTGCCTACAAAGTG harbors:
- a CDS encoding D-aminoacyl-tRNA deacylase → MKVIMTTKIDLASMNIMEKLVENFGFKETEKSFDGNPVYSKGDILILTTNNEMIYYDNLDGAIGEQLGFTPEIIVFASRHASKQKLPALTTHVTGNWGNAMYGGKDESLAIAQPSAMKLALLKMNELNDLDWTVCYEATHHGPSELNVPSLFIEIGSSEEEWVNDRAGEILAETIIYVLKNYENSKFPVAIGIGGGHYAPKQTKRALETDLAFGHIAPKYTHPLKKELLLKAIERTDGGVDAIYVDWKGSKGETRQTAKALAEELGLEFIRD